One part of the Mya arenaria isolate MELC-2E11 chromosome 3, ASM2691426v1 genome encodes these proteins:
- the LOC128225582 gene encoding FMRFamide receptor-like — MNATNESFNLKNEAAFIVTEKLKTFYPPVLMILGIFGNVLSILVLRKRTCSSTSLLLISLAVTDTLVLLNSVFKKWIFFILNLEPRNSSAIFCKVDVFLSYVLIQLSPWILVLVTLERTYCVIWPQNVRDVFTRRRMAVALSALIMCLSAMNSHLLFIYDLIFEQRIRRIICYPRNETFVFKIWTWIDLALAFGIPFCVLLTGNLTILIRILSSNKFRKSSVTCRTKSETSTSAPHNKNPVSQWTFMTLILNTTFFVLICPSVTFGIGQVYWFPEEEASVTSFAQMLLVSEIVFMLMYTNSAINFILYMMFGSKFRADLKTLFVPLTTFFKNRNNSRGIIMFHTSSGYQISHCHHSSTHVSI, encoded by the coding sequence ATGAACGCGACTAACGAGTCGTTTAATCTCAAAAATGAAGCGGCGTTTATTGTaactgaaaaactaaaaactttTTACCCACCAGTGCTGATGATTTTGGGGATATTTGGAAATGTTCTTTCTATCCTTGTTTTACGTAAGAGGACTTGCTCGTCAACTAGTTTGCTGTTGATATCGTTGGCAGTCACTGACACATTGGTGCTACTAAACAGTGTTTTCAAAAAGTGGATTTTCTTCATTCTTAACCTGGAACCAAGAAACAGTTCTGCCATTTTCTGTAAGGTTGACGTTTTTCTATCGTACGTACTGATACAACTTTCTCCGTGGATTTTGGTCCTTGTAACTTTAGAAAGAACTTACTGTGTCATATGGCCTCAAAATGTGCGAGACGTTTTTACAAGGCGCCGGATGGCCGTTGCATTGTCAGCGTTGATTATGTGTCTGTCGGCAATGAATTCGCACTTACTCTTCATTTATGACTTAATATTTGAACAGCGTATTCGACGGATTATTTGTTATCCAAGAAATGAGACGTTCGTATTCAAAATTTGGACTTGGATTGACTTAGCCTTAGCATTTGGAATTCCATTTTGTGTATTATTAACAGGAAACCTGACTATTTTGATACGTATCTTATCAAGCAACAAGTTTAGAAAATCAAGTGTGACATGCAGAACAAAAAGTGAAACGTCGACATCTGCTCCGCATAACAAAAACCCTGTTTCACAATGGACATTTATGACTCTAATACTGAATACTACTTTCTTTGTGCTGATCTGTCCGTCTGTGACGTTTGGAATTGGCCAAGTGTACTGGTTCCCCGAGGAAGAAGCATCGGTCACATCATTTGCACAAATGCTTCTTGTGTCAGAAATTGTATTTATGTTGATGTACACGAACAGTGCGATTAACTTCATCCTCTACATGATGTTTGGGTCAAAGTTCAGAGCAGACCTCAAGACTTTGTTCGTCCctctgacaactttttttaagaaCAGGAACAATTCGAGAGGCATTATTATGTTCCACACAAGTTCTGGTTACCAGATATCTCATTGTCATCATAGTTCAACACATGTGTCTATTTGA